Within the Flavobacterium sp. 9R genome, the region TGACGGCTCAGTGGATGTGAAAGCAGGAACACCAGCAGGTACGTATACTTTTGTTTATGAGATATGCACTAAAAACACTCCTGTAGTTTGTGATCAAGCCACAGTAACAGTAACAGTTGTTGCACCAGTTATTGTTGCGACCAATGATGATTACAGCAACCAACCTATTGATTCTTCAAAAGGAACTGTATTGGATATTTTAGCCAATGATAGGCTGAATAACGGAACGGTAAGTGCTCCTCAAGTAGTGATTACTATTGTTGATACTAATGGGATAGCAGGGGTTACGGTAGACGCACAAGGAAAAATAACTATTCCAGTTGGAACCCCAGTTGGTACCTATGTATTGACCTATAGAATTTGTGATGTGGTTAATCCTAACAATTGTGCCACGGCTACGATTACTATAGTTGTAAAAGACCCTTGTGATTTTGATGATAGTGCCTCTTCTTGTGATATTTTAATACACAATGCTTTTTCTCCGAATAATGACGGAAGAAACGAAGAGTTTCTAATAGAAAGAATAGAAAACTATCCAGAGAACACCGTTGAAATCTATAACCGTTGGGGAGTACTAGTTTTTGAAGTGTCGGGTTATGATAATGCTTCAAAAGTGTTTGTTGGATTGTCAGAAGGCCGTGTAACAGTAAACAAAGCCGATGCTCTACCTAATGGAACCTACTACTATGTGGTTAAATATAAAAAACCAATTAGTGGAGTAGTAAATCAAAAAGCAGGATTCTTATACTTATCAAGATAAACTAAACAAAGAATAGCCTGAGCTATACAAAACTCAGGCTAAAATAAAATATACAATGAAAACAAGAATAGTTACTTTCATTACAATGTTACTTGCTATAGTGAGTTATGGTCAACAAGATGCACAATTCACTCAGTATATGTACAACACCATCAATATCAACCCAGCTTATGCAGGGAGCCGAGGCGCTATGAGTATCTTTGCTTTGCACCGTACGCAATGGGTAGGTTTGGATGGAGCACCTACTACTAATGCAGCATCGATTAATACTCCTATAAATAGCAGTAATTTAGGGTTAGGAGTTTCATTTGTAAATGACAAAATTGGGCCCACAAATGAAAACACTATTTCTGCTGACTTATCTTATACCATTCCAACCTCAGAGAATTTCAAACTTTCTTTTGGAATGAAAGCCACAGCAAATTTATTTAATTTGAATGTTGATAAACTGAATCCCGCAGATCAAGGTGATCCACAATTTCAAAATTTAAGAAACGTATTTACCCCTAATGTTGGTGCAGGAATCTACTATCACTCAGATAAAGCTTATCTAGGACTATCAGTGCCAAATTTTATTCAAACTAATCGATACGATGATAATCAAGTGGCAATTTTCAAAGAGAAAATAAACTACTATTTAATTGGAGGTTATGTGTTTGATTTGTCAAATGATATCAAATTCAAACCCGCATTTTTAACCAAATTAGTCGAAGGTTCTCCGTTACAAGTTGATGTTTCTGCCAACTTTATGTTCATAGAAAAAGTAGTCGTTGGAGTAGCCTATCGTTGGAGCGCAGCAATGAGCGCGATGGTTGGGTTTCAAGTTACAGATGGAATGTATATTGGGTATGGATACGATTTAGAAACCACCAATTTAGAGAACTATAATTCAGGTACGCACGAAATTTTCTTGCGATATGAAATCTTCAAAAACAACGAAAAAGTAATAACCCCAAGGTTTTTCTAAAAAAAATAAACGATGAAAAGACAGTTACTTCTTTGTCTTGCTATAACCTCTTTTTTGAGTAATTCTGGTTTTGCTCAAAAAGCCAAGATAGCATCCGCTGATAAGAAATACAATAGTTATGCGTACATTGATGCGATACAGACCTACGAGCGACTTGCTGCAAAAGGTTATCAATCGGGAGAAATGTTTGAGAAATTGGGTAATGCCTATTATTTTAATTCTGATTTTGAAAAAGCAGCTCAATCTTATGAAAAGCTATATCAATTGCAGTCAGAATTAGCACCAGAGTATTATTACCGTTATGCTCAATCATTAAAAGCTTCAGGAAAAGAAAAAGAAGCGGCAAGTGTATTGGCTAAATTCGAAAGCAAATCTGCAAACGATAGTCGAAGCAGACGCTTGAGAAACAATAGCGATTATTTAGAAGATATTAAAGCTAATGTTGGCATCTATACCATTGAAAATGCTGGAATCAATTCTAAATATTCTGATTATGGAAGTGCTATTGTTGATAATAAATTGATTTTTACTTCTGCAAGAGATACTGGAGGAGTAGGTCAGCGTAAACACGCTTGGACAGGTGAACATTTTACGAATTTGTATGCCGCTGGTGTTAACGGAGAACTTATTCCGAGTAATCCCGTTCGTTATGATGCAAATGTTAATTCTAAATTCCATGAAGCTACACCAGTGTTTACCAAAGATGGTAACACTATGTATTTTACCAGAAACAACTATTTGGACGGTAAAAAAGGAAAAGATGCCAACAAAGTTACGTTGCTTAAAATCTATAAAGCCACTTTGGTAAACAATAGATGGACAAATGTAACCGAGTTGCCATTCAATAGCAATAACTTCAGTACTGCACATCCTGCCTTGAGTCCCGATGAACAAACGTTGTATTTTGCCTCAGATAGACCAGGAACTATTGGGCAGTCTGATTTGTATAAAGTAGTCATCAATAGCAACGGAACTTATGGGGAACCCATCAATTTAGGAGCAGAAATTAATACTGAAGGAAGAGAAACTTTTCCATTTGTAACCAAAGACAATCAATTGTATTTTGCTTCAGACGGTCACCCTGGACTAGGAGGATTGGATATTTTTACTTCCAAAATCAACAACGATGGTAGTTTTGGCGAAGTTGAAAATGATGGGGCAGAAGTGAACTCTCCCAAAGATGATTTTGGATACTACAGAGATAGCGAAATCAATAAGGGATTCTTCTCTTCCAATCGTGAAGGAGGATTGGGTTCCGATGATATTTATCGATTTACAAGTAGAGACAAGTGCAAACAAATCTTAAAAGGAATAGTGACAGATAGTGCTACTGGTGTTGCTTTGGCAGGTGTACAGCTGATTCTTTTGAATAAGCAATACAAAGTGATTGCAGAGACCACATCTGATGCTTCAGGATATTATGCTTTTGATGTAAATTGCAGAAAAACTTACCATATAAGAGCTAACAAAAAAGACTATACTTCAAAAGA harbors:
- a CDS encoding gliding motility-associated C-terminal domain-containing protein, with amino-acid sequence SIDANGNLTVAPNTPSGTYTITYELCEVGATPANCDTAIATVVINTIDAVDDGLQQVVSLFGKTINSVLLNDIFNGVLLTPATYNTVSLSGVTVPTGFTLNSDGSIDVAAGTPIGTYTIVYQICTKSTPVLCDQATVIVEIQNLPAPAPPVVFADDDTVGSIDGINGATNVISILSNDFIGLAAATANNVNISIITADATGSLILNPDGSVDVKAGTPAGTYTFVYEICTKNTPVVCDQATVTVTVVAPVIVATNDDYSNQPIDSSKGTVLDILANDRLNNGTVSAPQVVITIVDTNGIAGVTVDAQGKITIPVGTPVGTYVLTYRICDVVNPNNCATATITIVVKDPCDFDDSASSCDILIHNAFSPNNDGRNEEFLIERIENYPENTVEIYNRWGVLVFEVSGYDNASKVFVGLSEGRVTVNKADALPNGTYYYVVKYKKPISGVVNQKAGFLYLSR
- a CDS encoding type IX secretion system membrane protein PorP/SprF; this translates as MKTRIVTFITMLLAIVSYGQQDAQFTQYMYNTININPAYAGSRGAMSIFALHRTQWVGLDGAPTTNAASINTPINSSNLGLGVSFVNDKIGPTNENTISADLSYTIPTSENFKLSFGMKATANLFNLNVDKLNPADQGDPQFQNLRNVFTPNVGAGIYYHSDKAYLGLSVPNFIQTNRYDDNQVAIFKEKINYYLIGGYVFDLSNDIKFKPAFLTKLVEGSPLQVDVSANFMFIEKVVVGVAYRWSAAMSAMVGFQVTDGMYIGYGYDLETTNLENYNSGTHEIFLRYEIFKNNEKVITPRFF
- a CDS encoding OmpA family protein, yielding MKRQLLLCLAITSFLSNSGFAQKAKIASADKKYNSYAYIDAIQTYERLAAKGYQSGEMFEKLGNAYYFNSDFEKAAQSYEKLYQLQSELAPEYYYRYAQSLKASGKEKEAASVLAKFESKSANDSRSRRLRNNSDYLEDIKANVGIYTIENAGINSKYSDYGSAIVDNKLIFTSARDTGGVGQRKHAWTGEHFTNLYAAGVNGELIPSNPVRYDANVNSKFHEATPVFTKDGNTMYFTRNNYLDGKKGKDANKVTLLKIYKATLVNNRWTNVTELPFNSNNFSTAHPALSPDEQTLYFASDRPGTIGQSDLYKVVINSNGTYGEPINLGAEINTEGRETFPFVTKDNQLYFASDGHPGLGGLDIFTSKINNDGSFGEVENDGAEVNSPKDDFGYYRDSEINKGFFSSNREGGLGSDDIYRFTSRDKCKQILKGIVTDSATGVALAGVQLILLNKQYKVIAETTSDASGYYAFDVNCRKTYHIRANKKDYTSKETKLRTPEVTGETKLDIQLESTICRVAVGDDLGKCFGIKMIYFDLDKSTIRKEAALDLAKILDVLMQNPTMKLDIRSHTDCRQTAKYNLLLSDRRAKATIAWLVSKGIDSSRLTGRGYGESQLINDCGCEPTNASNCTEEQHQMNRRSEFIITAL